The following proteins come from a genomic window of Alnus glutinosa chromosome 10, dhAlnGlut1.1, whole genome shotgun sequence:
- the LOC133879094 gene encoding flavin-containing monooxygenase FMO GS-OX-like 4 yields the protein MYIQTKPTVIGHNFRNLKSSPMFEQSLQVAVIGAGMTGLLTARELKREGHRVIVFEKSNRLGGTWVYDPRVETDPLGLDQSREIVHSNMYRSLRVNLPRRLMGFLDYPFSQKEGGDPREFPGHEEVLQYLEDFARDFELVELIWFGHEVVRVEGVNEVSHEWVIESRTRESESEVEEEVFEAVVVCNGHHTEPRIADFPGMDIWPGVQVHSHNYRTPESFQNQIVVIVGNGPSAHDILREISSVAKEVHQALGASDVHFKKLENHNNIWQHSVIKCADEDGKVVFQDGSFVYADVIIHCTGFKYHFPFLRTNGIVSVDDSCVGPLYKHVFPPSIAPWLSFVGLPYRGAPSLIIELQSRWVAKVLSGKVALPSEEEMASFVEELYQHMKESGLPKRHTHQLQQNKFEYENWLVTQLGLPPLEQWREEMYFYALQKITSHDDDEYRDTWDVIGG from the exons ATGTATATCCAAACCAAACCAACTGTAATTGGTCATAACTTCCGAAACCTTAAAAGTAGTCCAATGTTTGAGCAATCCTTACAAGTAGCAGTGATCGGAGCCGGCATGACTGGCCTGCTCACCGCCCGTGAGCTCAAAAGAGAAGGCCACCGGGTCATAGTCTTCGAGAAAAGCAATAGGCTTGGTGGCACCTGGGTCTATGACCCACGCGTCGAAACCGACCCATTGGGTTTAGACCAAAGTCGCGAGATTGTCCATAGCAACATGTACCGCTCGCTTAGGGTCAACCTTCCAAGGCGGCTCATGGGCTTCTTGGATTACCCATTTTCGCAGAAAGAGGGTGGGGATCCGAGAGAGTTTCCGGGTCATGAGGAGGTTCTCCAGTACCTTGAAGATTTTGCCCGGGATTTCGAGTTGGTTGAGTTGATATGGTTCGGGCACGAAGTAGTCCGGGTTGAAGGAGTCAATGAAGTGAGTCATGAGTGGGTCATTGAATCGAGGACTCGGGAAAGTGAGTCagaggtggaggaggaggtgtTTGAGGCCGTGGTGGTGTGTAATGGTCACCACACCGAGCCAAGAATTGCCGACTTTCCAG GCATGGATATTTGGCCAGGAGTGCAAGTACACAGTCACAACTATCGAACTCCTGAATCATTTCAGAATCAA ATTGTGGTCATAGTTGGAAATGGACCTAGTGCACACGACATCTTGAGAGAGATCTCCTCTGTTGCAAAAGAAGTTCATCAAGCCCTGGGTGCCTCAGATGTGCATTTTAAAAAGTTGGAAAATCACAATAATATCTGGCAGCATTCAGTG ATAAAATGTGCTGATGAAGATGGTAAAGTAGTATTTCAAGATGGATCATTTGTGTATGCAGATGTCATCATCCATTGTACCGG ATTCAAGTATCATTTCCCATTTTTAAGAACAAATGGAATAGTGAGCGTGGATGACAGCTGTGTTGGACCTCTGTATAAACATGTTTTTCCACCATCCATAGCTCCTTGGCTTTCTTTTGTAGGACTACCTTACAGG GGTGCTCCTAGTTTAATAATTGAGTTACAGTCCCGTTGGGTAGCAAAAGTTTTGTCTGGCAAGGTGGCACTACCAAGTGAAGAAGAGATGGCATCATTTGTTGAAGAACTCTACCAGCATATGAAGGAGAGTGGATTGCCTAAGCGCCACACTCATCAGCTTCAGCAGAACAAG TTTGAATATGAGAACTGGCTAGTCACTCAATTGGGATTACCACCCCTAGAGCAGTGGAGAGAAGAGATGTATTTCTATGCGTTGCAGAAGATTACTTCACATGat